The region CCGCGTGCCATCACAATGCCGCCGCCGTCCGGGGGGTCGGCCTCCTCGGGTTCCCTCGGGTTCATTGGGGGCCGGCAGGCACGAGGCCTGCCCCTACGGGGGGTTTGTTGTCGACGGACCAGCGCCAACCACGGGGCCGCCCCGACTGAGCGCTTCCCCCAGCGCTTCCCCCCGGCACCGGACCCCTTCAGACCGCCAAATCCCCGCCCAGCCCGTCCGGCCAATGACTTCTCGATTGCAAGCCCACGTTGAATCTCCTATCCTTCCCGCAAATTGTGCTGAAGAACGAGAAAGGTCTGGGCCGTACGTCACGATGTCTGTGTCGATCCCGTTCGCCGGATTACCCGCTAGATGGCCACTTCTCAAGACTAATTAGGGTCGTGGGGAGGTTGTACAGGACCCCGGACGTACGAGAGGGTTGGTATCGGCCCGTCCGCCTAATCGGGCGCGGGCGCCGATCCGCGCCTGAAACCGAGGTCTGCGAGGACAGCATGGAACGCGGCCGCGCCCGGGCCGAAGCGGACCGCGTGGGCTGAAAACTCGCGGCGTTCGCGGTAGCTCGCCCTTAGCGCGTCGAACGATCGGCCGAGCGCCGCCCCGGCTCCGGACAGACAGGCCCGCAGGGCCCGATCGTCTTCGCGGACATCATAGGCCAGAAGGACCGCCTCCCGCGGTGCTTCCTCCGGTGAATGCGAGACCAACGTGATCGCCCGTCCCATCGGGCTCGACGCGGACCAACGTCCGGGGATCGCAAAGAGCTCGCATGCGGCGGCATGTAGCATCGATGTCGCCCGGAGCTTGGCGTCGGCGCTGTATCCCGCGATATGTGGGGTCGAAAAGGTGGAGCGGCTCGCCAACTGGGGATCGATGTGCGGCTCGCCTTCCCAGCAGTCGATGACGGTGGCCATGTGGTCCTGGCGCGCCAAGCGCTGCTTCAGGGTAGATTCGTCCACGATCCCGCCACGCGCCGTATTGATCAGGATCACATCGGATTTCATCCGCGACAACGCCTCTCGCCCGATCAAACCCCGGGTGGGGTAGGGGCCTTGGCTCGCCAAGGGCACGTGCAGGGTCACGACGTCGGCGGCGAGCGCCTCGTCCAAAGGGCGGTATCGGGCGTCGCCGCTGGTGTCGGCGAGGGGCGGGTCGTTGACGAGGCATCGGATGCCGAGGGCCGACAAAAGCCGCACCACCCGCGACCCGACCCGACCGCCACCGATCACCCCGGCGGTGGTCTCGGTCAAACGCAGGCCCCGCGCCCCGGCCAGGACCAGGATGGCGCTCGCGACATACTCGGCGACGGCCTGGGCGTTGCTGCCCGGGGCCGCGGCGAAGGCGATCCCCCTGCGAGCCAGGTAGTCGCGATCGATGTGATCGACGCCGCTGGTCGCCGTGCCCACGAAGCGCACGCGGCTGTCGTCCAGGAGCCCGGCATCCACGCGTGTTACGGAGCGCACGAGCAACACGTCGGCATGGCGGACCAGGGAGGGCGTCCACTCGCGCCCCGGCACGAGCTGGACGTTACCCAGATCGGAGAACGCCTCTGCGACCGCGGCAATGTTCGGATCAGCGATGATGTGCATGCCGCTGCCCCATTTTTCTTTTATCTTCTGTGGGGGGCGCCGTTCGCGCAGGACAGGGGTGGGGCGTGGAGAAGCTGCGAGCGCTACTAGGGCTGCTCGGTGATCCCCGCGCCTTCCTTCTTGACGGGCATGAGATCGGTGCGGCTCACGCCGAGCAGCAGCGCGATGGGGCTGGCGATATAAATCGAGGAGAACGTCCCGATGACGACACCGATGATCAAGGTCAACGCGAAGTCATCGATGACATCGCCGCCGAGGAAATAGAGGGCGGTCACCACCATGAGGCTGGTCGGACCGGTGATGAGCGTCCGCGACAGGGTCTCGTTGATGGAGCGATTCATGACCTCGAGGGGCGACTCCCGGCGCAGTCTCCGGAAGTTCTCGCGGATCCGATCGAACACCACGATGGTGTCGTTGATCGAGTAGCCCGCGACCGTCAGGATAGCGGCCAGCATGGTGAGGTCGAACTGGAGTCCCAGGGCGCTGACGAGCCCGGTCGTCAGTAAGAGATCATGCACAGTCGCGATCACCGAAGCGACGGCGAGCCGGAGCTCGAACCGCAAGGCCACGTAGACCAGGATCCCGAACAGCGCAAAGATGAGCGCGAGCCCGCCGTCTTCTACCAGCTCTTCTCCGACCTGTGGTCCCACGAACTCGACCTGACGCACCTCGACGGAGGCCTGCGTGTCTTTTTTCAGGGCATCGAGCACCCGGTTGCTGATCTCCGCGCTCTGCATGCCCGCGTGCGGGGGGATGCGCACGATCACGCCCTTGGCGCTGCCGATATGCTGCACGATCGCCGCATCGAAGCCCGCGGCGGCGAGCTGTTCGCGCACCTCGCCGAGGTCCACCACGCGGTCGTAGGCCACCTCGATCAGCGTGCCGCCGGTGAAGTCGATCCCGAAGTTCAGGCCGCGCGTCCCGAAAGCGATGAACGACAACACGAACAACACCACCGACAGGCCGATCGCGACCCGGCGCGCGCCCATGAAGTCGATCTTCGGTGTGGTCTTGAAGAAATCCATGAGGGCCCCGAAGGTGCTTTTTATCTATTGCTTATTTAGTCGGTATCGAAACCGCCTTTAAACCGCCAGGCGCGCCAGGCGGCGCCCGCCGTACATTACATTGATCACGGCCCGCGTGCCGCTGACCGCCGTGAACATGGAGGTCAGGATCCCGAGCGACAGGGTCACGGCGAAGCCCTTGACTGGCCCGGTGCCGAAGGCGAACAGGACGATACCCGCGATCAGGGTGGTGGTGTTTGAGTCCAAGATGGTGGCGAAGGCCTTTTCGTAGCCCGCGTTGATGCTGGCCTGCGGCGTATTGCGGCTGCGCAGCTCCTCGCGGATGCGCTCGAAGATCAGCACGTTGGCATCGACGGCCATGGCGACGCTCAAGACGATCCCGGCGATCCCGGGCAGGGTCAAGGTCGCCTGGAGGAGCGACATGAGCGCGATCAGGAGGACCAGGTTGAACAACAATGCCAGATCGGCGACGAGACCGAAGACCCCGTAATAGACGCCCGCGAAGATCAAGACCAACACGAAGCCGACGGTGGCGCCCCGTACCCCCTTCTCGATGTTGTCCTGCCCGAGGCTCGGGCCGATGGTGCGTTCCTCCACGATATCGATGGGCGCGGCCAGCGAGCCCGCGCGCAACAGGAGGGCGAGGTTACGGGCCTCCTCGGTGCTGTCGAGCCCGGTGATCTGAAACCGTTTGCTCAACTGCTCGCGGATGGTGGCGACGTTGATGACCTCCTCTACGGTGCGTTTGACCTTCACGGTCTGCCCACCCACGGTCTTGGTGTCCACCTTGTTCTCGATGAACACCACCGCCATGGGCCGGCCGACGTTGTCCTTGGTGGCGCGACTGAAGATCCGGGCGCCCTTGCCATCGAGGGTGATAAAAACGGCCGGCTGGCCCTCGGTCTGATCGATCCCCGAGGCGGCATCGACGATGCGATCGCCCGTCAGCATCACCTGGCGCTTCAGGAGCACCGGTTCGCCTTTGCGGTTCCGGTACAGCTTGGCGCCGACCGGGACCCTGCCCGCCGCCGCGGCCTCTGGATCGCCGTCTTCGTGCACCATGCGGAACTCCAAGGTCGCGGTGGCCCCGAGGATCTCCTTGGCGCGGGCGGTGTCCTGTACGCCGGGGAGCTGTACCACGATGCGCCCCTCGCCCTGTTGCTGGATGATGGGCTCCGCGACCCCGAGCTCGTTCACACGATTGCGCAAGGTGGTCAGGTTCTGCTGCAGGGCCAGCTTGCGTTGTTCCTTCAAATACTCGGGTTTGACCGTGAGCCTGAGTGCCGGGTCCGTCCCCTGGTCCTCTTCGGCCGCCGACAGATCGGGGGCTTCTTCGCCGATGATGGCCGCCGCCTTGGAACGGCCGTCGGCATCGCGGAAGGTGAGGAGGATACCGCCGTCTTCCTCTCGCGCC is a window of Pseudomonadota bacterium DNA encoding:
- a CDS encoding 4-phosphoerythronate dehydrogenase codes for the protein MHIIADPNIAAVAEAFSDLGNVQLVPGREWTPSLVRHADVLLVRSVTRVDAGLLDDSRVRFVGTATSGVDHIDRDYLARRGIAFAAAPGSNAQAVAEYVASAILVLAGARGLRLTETTAGVIGGGRVGSRVVRLLSALGIRCLVNDPPLADTSGDARYRPLDEALAADVVTLHVPLASQGPYPTRGLIGREALSRMKSDVILINTARGGIVDESTLKQRLARQDHMATVIDCWEGEPHIDPQLASRSTFSTPHIAGYSADAKLRATSMLHAAACELFAIPGRWSASSPMGRAITLVSHSPEEAPREAVLLAYDVREDDRALRACLSGAGAALGRSFDALRASYRERREFSAHAVRFGPGAAAFHAVLADLGFRRGSAPAPD
- the secD gene encoding protein translocase subunit SecD, whose protein sequence is MNRYPLWKNLLILAVLTLGLVYALPNLYGDNPALQVNPVRAAPIDSGLEGRIADALKGAGLKPLALERDARSILVRFADTERQLKAKEVVAGALGDDYVVALNLASATPAWLRAIGAEPMFLGLDLRGGVHFLMEVDMQAAGRMVEERFVSDLRSLLRENKLRYKTVAREEDGGILLTFRDADGRSKAAAIIGEEAPDLSAAEEDQGTDPALRLTVKPEYLKEQRKLALQQNLTTLRNRVNELGVAEPIIQQQGEGRIVVQLPGVQDTARAKEILGATATLEFRMVHEDGDPEAAAAGRVPVGAKLYRNRKGEPVLLKRQVMLTGDRIVDAASGIDQTEGQPAVFITLDGKGARIFSRATKDNVGRPMAVVFIENKVDTKTVGGQTVKVKRTVEEVINVATIREQLSKRFQITGLDSTEEARNLALLLRAGSLAAPIDIVEERTIGPSLGQDNIEKGVRGATVGFVLVLIFAGVYYGVFGLVADLALLFNLVLLIALMSLLQATLTLPGIAGIVLSVAMAVDANVLIFERIREELRSRNTPQASINAGYEKAFATILDSNTTTLIAGIVLFAFGTGPVKGFAVTLSLGILTSMFTAVSGTRAVINVMYGGRRLARLAV
- the secF gene encoding protein translocase subunit SecF yields the protein MDFFKTTPKIDFMGARRVAIGLSVVLFVLSFIAFGTRGLNFGIDFTGGTLIEVAYDRVVDLGEVREQLAAAGFDAAIVQHIGSAKGVIVRIPPHAGMQSAEISNRVLDALKKDTQASVEVRQVEFVGPQVGEELVEDGGLALIFALFGILVYVALRFELRLAVASVIATVHDLLLTTGLVSALGLQFDLTMLAAILTVAGYSINDTIVVFDRIRENFRRLRRESPLEVMNRSINETLSRTLITGPTSLMVVTALYFLGGDVIDDFALTLIIGVVIGTFSSIYIASPIALLLGVSRTDLMPVKKEGAGITEQP